A window from Paenibacillus polymyxa M1 encodes these proteins:
- the ltrA gene encoding group II intron reverse transcriptase/maturase — translation MAKRLKLRHNEYYNFQDILDELYTLSQQGKYFNNLIQTMKDEKNILLAYRNIKRNGGRNTPGVDGLTMQDIAKLHPDEVVARVQDMFRFYVPKPVRRKMIDKGNGKQRPLGIPCIWDRLFQQCILQVLEPICEAKFHNHSYGFRPNRGTHHALARMKSLINLGGLHHCVDVDIKGFFDNVHHGKLLKQMWTIGIRDKKLLSIISALIKAEITGEGVPLKGTPQGGILSPLLSNIVLNELDWWVSNQWETFETEHKYADLAKYRAMKKTGLKEAFIVRYADDFKILCRTRNQAIRVRIAVEKFLKERLNLECSKEKSKVINLKKQWSEFLGFQLKAQRKGFDEVKLSKRESRGYDKNTGKQIRKTVITGVKKIPKFVCISRMSHKAKTNARLKISDAVSRLQKSTTVKQVQRFNTTVMGIQNYYRAASLISLDLAEINFTCRMRIFNRLKNNMVPATMKDLTDSQKERYKDYDCKLHALGGVALVPIHAQRNVPPMNFNQKVCGFTADGRDLIHNKLVSSAAHVLALGLTNIPDKSIEYHDNRISKFLAQYGKCYVTGRELGLHGWHCHHVVPFHISKDDRFSNLVIVDGDIHSLIHMTDQTKIDALLKILDLDSKNLVSLNRLRRKAGREAIKAALPVAG, via the coding sequence TTGGCGAAAAGACTGAAGCTCAGACACAACGAGTACTACAACTTCCAAGATATTTTGGATGAGTTGTACACATTGAGTCAACAAGGAAAATACTTCAACAACCTGATACAGACGATGAAAGATGAAAAGAACATCCTGCTAGCATACCGCAACATCAAACGCAATGGAGGTAGAAATACCCCTGGTGTAGATGGATTGACTATGCAAGACATAGCCAAACTCCATCCGGATGAGGTTGTAGCACGAGTCCAAGATATGTTCAGGTTTTATGTGCCCAAACCGGTTAGAAGGAAAATGATTGACAAAGGGAATGGTAAGCAAAGGCCTTTGGGGATACCGTGCATTTGGGATAGGCTGTTTCAACAGTGCATCTTACAAGTGCTCGAACCCATCTGCGAAGCTAAGTTCCACAATCACTCCTACGGCTTTAGGCCAAACAGAGGCACTCACCACGCGCTTGCTAGGATGAAATCACTCATTAACCTGGGTGGACTCCATCATTGCGTAGATGTCGATATCAAGGGATTCTTTGATAACGTGCATCATGGTAAGCTCCTGAAACAAATGTGGACCATTGGTATCAGAGACAAAAAACTCTTGTCCATCATCTCTGCGCTCATAAAGGCCGAGATAACTGGAGAGGGTGTTCCTCTGAAAGGAACCCCACAAGGCGGTATTCTATCGCCCCTACTGTCGAACATCGTACTTAACGAACTAGACTGGTGGGTAAGCAACCAATGGGAAACCTTTGAAACCGAACATAAGTACGCTGACCTAGCGAAGTACCGAGCAATGAAGAAGACCGGACTAAAGGAAGCCTTCATTGTACGATACGCCGATGATTTCAAAATTCTCTGCCGAACTCGTAACCAAGCCATTAGGGTGAGAATAGCTGTCGAAAAGTTCCTAAAAGAGCGTCTCAATCTTGAGTGTTCAAAGGAAAAGTCGAAAGTTATAAACCTCAAAAAGCAATGGTCAGAGTTCTTGGGCTTTCAACTTAAAGCCCAACGCAAAGGCTTTGACGAGGTGAAACTCTCCAAAAGAGAGTCCCGCGGGTATGACAAAAACACTGGTAAGCAAATCCGCAAGACGGTTATCACTGGTGTTAAGAAAATACCCAAATTTGTGTGTATATCCAGAATGTCGCACAAAGCAAAGACCAACGCGAGATTGAAAATATCAGACGCTGTCAGCCGACTACAAAAATCCACCACCGTTAAGCAAGTCCAAAGATTCAACACAACAGTGATGGGAATTCAAAACTACTATAGGGCAGCTAGCCTGATTTCTTTAGATCTGGCGGAAATTAACTTTACTTGTCGGATGAGAATCTTTAATCGACTAAAGAACAATATGGTACCAGCCACCATGAAGGATCTTACTGATTCACAGAAGGAACGATACAAGGATTATGATTGCAAGCTCCATGCCCTTGGCGGTGTCGCCCTTGTGCCAATTCATGCGCAGAGGAATGTACCCCCAATGAATTTCAACCAGAAAGTGTGTGGCTTCACCGCGGATGGTCGAGATCTTATCCACAACAAATTAGTCAGCTCTGCAGCGCATGTACTTGCACTCGGGCTCACAAATATTCCGGATAAAAGCATAGAGTACCACGATAATCGTATATCCAAGTTCCTCGCCCAGTATGGGAAGTGTTACGTCACAGGAAGGGAACTAGGGCTTCACGGATGGCACTGCCACCACGTTGTCCCGTTCCATATCTCCAAAGACGACAGATTCTCAAACCTTGTCATAGTGGATGGAGACATTCACAGTCTGATTCACATGACCGACCAGACCAAAATCGATGCTTTGTTGAAGATCCTTGACCTAGATAGCAAAAATCTGGTCAGCCTCAACCGGCTTCGTAGAAAAGCTGGTAGGGAGGCCATCAAAGCAGCGCTACCCGTGGCTGGGTAA
- a CDS encoding PrgI family mobile element protein produces the protein MNEILVPIDITQEEKSVLAIFSLRQFFLVVPVGFFMIAFIIWGSIPFIDGLTDFIVRLVMFLGVTGFAVLLAFFKLDKYEMFLSDFIKVNWKFARSQKTYLSW, from the coding sequence ATGAACGAAATACTGGTGCCGATTGATATAACGCAAGAAGAAAAGAGTGTTTTAGCAATTTTTTCATTGCGTCAATTTTTCTTGGTGGTACCTGTTGGCTTCTTCATGATCGCATTTATTATTTGGGGAAGCATTCCTTTTATAGATGGACTAACTGACTTCATTGTTCGGCTTGTTATGTTTTTAGGAGTAACAGGGTTCGCTGTTCTATTGGCGTTTTTCAAACTTGATAAGTACGAAATGTTTCTAAGTGATTTTATAAAAGTAAATTGGAAATTTGCAAGATCTCAGAAAACATATCTGTCCTGGTAA
- a CDS encoding DNA cytosine methyltransferase — MQVDIFGEHVVVQGYIEANSAPIQKMKRVVDNVCGLKRKVRDITDILSVVKKNEILLSRKSFRKASGYLGYEQLEFDLGENLTSSSNAYLAPSLSNLEIPLQISSLFSGAGIMDLSFLEAGFDVVFALELDKDAVETYRHNIGSHVIQGDITKIDKSRIVKAPIMIGGSPCQGLSNSNRYTNYLDNPNNLLLKHFIDSIKNNKNCKVFVLENVPRILTAGEGKFKDEIFNVLSDFEITAGIMSSADMGSAQARERAIFIGSKIGKIELPAPLLKPEEYKTVREAFKGLHDTIPNQRHVSKPKKVTLERMSAVPPGGNVFSIPDNIRPKGQHSDMYKRLEWDKPSVTIVNPRKSCILHPEEDRILSVRECARLFDVSDNFEFKGKLSSMQQQIANAVPVRLMRSVAEAIKTSIQRFNDALTNFNGLQLV; from the coding sequence TTGCAAGTCGATATCTTTGGAGAGCATGTTGTTGTTCAAGGTTATATTGAGGCTAACTCTGCCCCTATTCAAAAAATGAAACGTGTTGTAGACAATGTATGTGGGTTAAAGAGGAAAGTCAGGGATATAACAGACATCCTCTCTGTTGTAAAGAAAAATGAAATTCTCCTTTCTCGAAAATCATTTCGTAAAGCCTCAGGATATCTTGGATATGAACAACTTGAGTTTGATCTTGGTGAAAACTTAACAAGCAGTTCAAATGCTTATTTGGCACCAAGCTTATCGAATTTAGAAATACCTTTACAAATTTCGAGTCTTTTTAGTGGAGCGGGCATAATGGATCTAAGTTTTTTAGAAGCTGGTTTCGATGTTGTTTTTGCTCTGGAACTCGATAAGGACGCTGTTGAGACTTACCGACATAATATTGGTTCTCATGTCATTCAAGGAGATATCACTAAAATCGATAAAAGCAGGATAGTCAAGGCTCCGATAATGATTGGGGGAAGCCCTTGCCAAGGACTTAGCAACTCCAATCGTTATACAAATTACTTAGATAATCCCAACAACCTTTTGCTTAAACATTTCATCGATTCAATTAAAAATAATAAAAATTGCAAGGTATTCGTACTCGAAAATGTACCTCGCATTTTGACAGCAGGAGAGGGGAAGTTCAAGGATGAAATATTTAATGTTCTATCTGATTTTGAAATAACAGCTGGTATCATGTCGTCTGCAGATATGGGAAGTGCACAAGCTCGTGAACGTGCGATATTCATAGGAAGTAAAATAGGTAAAATTGAACTGCCAGCTCCTCTACTAAAGCCGGAGGAATACAAGACTGTTAGAGAGGCGTTTAAAGGTTTACATGATACTATCCCAAATCAACGTCATGTATCAAAACCAAAAAAAGTAACGCTTGAAAGAATGAGTGCAGTTCCTCCAGGGGGGAATGTATTTAGTATTCCAGATAACATTCGACCCAAAGGTCAACATTCTGATATGTATAAAAGATTGGAATGGGATAAACCATCAGTTACGATCGTCAACCCAAGGAAATCTTGCATCCTTCATCCTGAAGAAGATCGGATTCTATCTGTACGTGAATGTGCTCGACTTTTTGATGTAAGCGACAATTTCGAATTTAAAGGTAAACTTTCATCAATGCAGCAACAGATTGCAAATGCTGTTCCTGTTCGCCTAATGCGCTCAGTGGCTGAAGCTATAAAAACCTCAATCCAGCGGTTTAACGATGCTCTAACCAACTTTAATGGCTTACAGCTCGTTTAA
- a CDS encoding DNA cytosine methyltransferase, which produces MIIHQFLGKTTYNGERIYIDKAILNEVGFVPGAKYRTITDQEKNIVEFEIDLKGPNKVSKKLRNQNPVPVIDKTGHDIRAALKDCAQIKVTFEQERVIIEGIKLTADVLYETDKMNQTEALTTISFCAGSGISSQCLVESGFKEIAAVEWNPKEGKEHKFSDIYMKNHSDTIMYNLPMQMLEADHLPKVDLWVATLDCV; this is translated from the coding sequence GTGATTATTCATCAATTTCTTGGGAAAACGACTTATAATGGTGAACGTATTTATATTGATAAAGCGATTTTAAACGAAGTAGGATTCGTGCCTGGTGCTAAATACCGTACTATTACGGATCAAGAAAAAAACATTGTTGAGTTCGAAATAGATTTAAAAGGACCCAATAAGGTATCTAAGAAATTAAGGAATCAAAATCCTGTACCGGTTATTGATAAAACTGGTCACGATATCAGAGCAGCACTTAAAGATTGTGCTCAAATCAAGGTGACATTTGAACAAGAGAGAGTGATCATTGAAGGAATTAAACTGACTGCAGATGTCTTATATGAAACCGATAAAATGAACCAAACAGAAGCTTTAACTACAATCTCATTCTGTGCTGGATCAGGAATCAGCTCTCAATGTTTAGTAGAGAGTGGGTTCAAAGAGATAGCAGCTGTGGAGTGGAATCCCAAAGAAGGTAAAGAACATAAATTCTCTGACATTTATATGAAAAATCATTCCGATACAATTATGTATAATCTTCCAATGCAAATGCTTGAGGCCGATCACCTACCAAAAGTAGACTTATGGGTAGCAACTCTTGATTGTGTGTGA
- a CDS encoding VirB4 family type IV secretion system protein: MLKKLFNRKNKVPRNDSALSDRISMDKGKEDSREFSFPSMIDNLANEGITFAKDHFEIQTGLGDVKYGRSFFVKPSGYPRTVRIGWLEGLFSGDDMDVSVHIEPLDRTAAIKKLQKKIDEFETVVYSAANRNEGAKIEDSIQKRDDAKFLQRQIKNNQNGLYYVSVQGTIFASNLNDLNAKSREIERILGGESIEIINAYGRQKEGFLSCLPLGKNYLEKTDRNLDQLSLTAIFPHASSKLNHKGGFPIGRFGRDYVYYNNFDISLNNYSMGIFGVSGSGKSVLVKQIIGRGFMDGIMKNVIIDCEPEYIALTKVLGGIVIPIYPSKSEQASRINPYDIFPEKEVINQGEENEYTVEKININEKVKELLEFFKVMKESLTRDSHGLTPIEIEVLDDVLEEMYLSRGITEDPDSIYENVEDIDAEGRITYRRKYIDMPTISETYEKLCKIRDEHYPEIKELCTIVHLFTRKKAFGMFDGQTQIVSDSGISLDAAPVVTFDISKLSSNGIERPLAQHVLMTWVWNRFIVSDPKVKKRVIIDEAWMMIKYNTMMEWLKQLSARGRKWNVSLTLVSQRYEMFDRTEAARDVVAQFETVCFLKQSDQDIMPILNTYRLSEDVGNMIRTANTGDVIMKAGKQIVSFRSEPTPDEWAYLNTNQNIEMGPPHKKLASREDMIEFLERQVNSEGEEVA; encoded by the coding sequence ATGCTAAAGAAGCTATTTAACAGAAAGAATAAAGTCCCGAGGAATGATTCAGCCCTATCTGACCGAATTTCTATGGACAAAGGAAAAGAAGATTCACGTGAATTCTCTTTCCCAAGTATGATTGATAATCTTGCTAATGAAGGAATTACTTTTGCAAAGGATCATTTTGAGATTCAAACGGGATTAGGCGATGTGAAATATGGCCGGTCATTTTTTGTCAAACCTTCTGGATATCCAAGAACGGTTAGAATTGGCTGGTTAGAAGGTCTATTCTCTGGCGATGACATGGACGTTTCTGTTCATATTGAACCACTAGATCGGACGGCCGCAATTAAAAAGTTGCAGAAGAAAATAGACGAGTTTGAGACCGTTGTCTATTCAGCTGCAAACCGCAACGAAGGGGCAAAGATTGAAGACTCGATACAAAAGCGTGATGATGCAAAGTTTTTACAAAGGCAAATCAAAAATAATCAGAACGGACTTTACTACGTATCGGTTCAAGGAACAATTTTTGCAAGTAATTTAAATGACTTGAATGCGAAATCGCGCGAAATCGAACGTATTTTAGGCGGAGAATCCATTGAAATCATTAATGCTTATGGTCGACAAAAAGAGGGCTTCTTGTCTTGTTTACCGCTTGGCAAGAATTATTTAGAGAAAACAGATCGCAACCTTGACCAATTGTCATTAACAGCCATATTTCCTCACGCTAGTTCAAAACTTAATCATAAGGGTGGCTTTCCTATAGGTCGATTTGGTCGAGATTATGTTTACTACAATAATTTCGACATTAGTCTAAATAACTATAGTATGGGTATCTTTGGGGTCTCTGGGTCCGGTAAGTCTGTATTGGTCAAGCAGATCATTGGACGAGGATTTATGGATGGGATTATGAAGAATGTAATTATTGACTGTGAACCCGAATACATCGCATTGACAAAGGTACTCGGAGGCATTGTCATACCCATATATCCTTCCAAATCAGAGCAAGCAAGCAGAATCAATCCATACGATATATTTCCTGAAAAGGAAGTCATAAATCAAGGTGAAGAGAACGAGTACACAGTTGAAAAGATCAATATAAATGAGAAAGTTAAGGAACTTTTGGAGTTCTTCAAAGTTATGAAAGAATCGTTAACTCGTGATTCTCATGGGTTAACTCCGATTGAAATAGAAGTGTTGGATGATGTCTTGGAAGAAATGTATCTTTCCCGAGGCATTACAGAAGATCCAGATAGTATTTACGAAAACGTAGAAGATATAGATGCTGAGGGAAGAATCACATACCGTCGCAAATATATTGACATGCCAACCATTTCAGAAACATACGAGAAATTATGTAAAATTCGGGATGAACATTATCCTGAAATAAAAGAACTGTGCACGATTGTTCATCTGTTTACACGAAAAAAAGCTTTTGGGATGTTCGATGGTCAAACTCAAATTGTATCTGATTCTGGTATATCACTTGATGCAGCCCCTGTGGTCACTTTTGATATTTCAAAGTTAAGTTCAAATGGGATAGAAAGACCGCTTGCACAGCACGTTCTTATGACATGGGTATGGAACAGATTTATCGTTTCTGATCCAAAAGTGAAAAAACGAGTCATCATAGACGAGGCATGGATGATGATTAAGTATAATACGATGATGGAATGGTTAAAGCAACTGTCTGCACGCGGACGGAAATGGAACGTTTCTCTTACTCTTGTAAGTCAACGTTATGAAATGTTTGATCGAACGGAAGCAGCTCGGGATGTCGTTGCCCAATTCGAAACGGTATGCTTCTTGAAACAATCTGATCAAGATATCATGCCAATTTTAAATACGTATCGATTATCTGAAGATGTTGGAAATATGATACGTACAGCAAATACCGGTGACGTAATCATGAAGGCTGGTAAGCAGATTGTAAGTTTTAGGTCTGAGCCAACACCTGATGAATGGGCATATCTGAATACAAACCAAAACATTGAAATGGGCCCTCCTCATAAAAAATTAGCTTCAAGGGAGGATATGATTGAATTCCTTGAGCGTCAGGTCAACTCTGAGGGAGAGGAAGTGGCATAA
- a CDS encoding DNA cytosine methyltransferase, translated as MNVTYQNTDFSKASAGTKKEYQTMHLFMHLMRLFWDKKKSERPKAILLENVPEFEKVAGNSLELCFKDEGFSVTRARLDSLDYGSRTKRERYFMVATIFEGFSFPIPHERQRNSIQDSGLLKLEDLDWVTPSESGTLKYFLNREKKGMKHNHHMTTFDITTDSYIGTITKSHHKIQPENWISHPSDKNLYAYLNGEQIRKLYGISKDLYLGQSNKLVVESIGQSVCIQTFKVITDKLYHFLMEKLHRSVSEIKSIIKDNGRKSEFRNCSKEFTFDDSGQMIMF; from the coding sequence ATGAACGTTACCTATCAGAATACAGATTTTTCAAAGGCTTCAGCAGGCACAAAGAAAGAATATCAGACAATGCATCTGTTTATGCATTTGATGCGCTTATTCTGGGACAAGAAAAAGTCAGAAAGACCCAAAGCTATCCTCCTCGAAAATGTACCTGAATTTGAAAAAGTTGCAGGAAATAGCTTAGAACTTTGTTTCAAAGATGAAGGGTTTAGTGTGACGCGAGCAAGGCTGGATAGTCTTGACTATGGTAGCCGGACTAAGCGGGAAAGGTATTTCATGGTTGCAACTATCTTTGAAGGGTTTAGCTTTCCCATCCCACACGAACGGCAAAGGAATTCCATTCAAGATAGTGGTTTGCTAAAACTTGAGGACTTAGACTGGGTTACCCCCTCAGAAAGCGGAACTCTTAAATATTTTCTCAACCGCGAAAAAAAAGGAATGAAACATAATCACCATATGACAACCTTTGATATAACAACAGATTCTTACATCGGGACAATTACTAAGTCCCACCATAAAATTCAGCCTGAGAACTGGATTAGTCATCCTAGTGATAAAAATTTATATGCGTATCTCAACGGGGAGCAGATTCGAAAGCTTTATGGTATTTCAAAGGATCTTTACTTAGGTCAGAGCAATAAATTGGTTGTTGAGAGTATTGGTCAATCTGTATGTATCCAGACCTTTAAAGTAATAACCGATAAACTCTACCATTTTCTAATGGAAAAATTACATCGTTCAGTAAGTGAAATCAAGAGTATTATTAAGGATAATGGAAGAAAATCGGAGTTTCGAAATTGTTCTAAAGAGTTTACTTTTGATGACTCGGGACAAATGATAATGTTTTGA
- a CDS encoding TrbC/VirB2 family protein: MKKKVGSILLLLLVCMTVIAPLTAFAGTGDVTCSDAFGASSGSADSTIKTTLQSIIKIIGGVGGLLFTLAVMVIAVMIIFGSISTQKRGTYWTALIGCFAGAFVFFSGYKFAGAIAELAQNGSGC, from the coding sequence TTGAAAAAAAAGGTTGGGAGTATTTTACTGCTCTTATTGGTATGCATGACAGTTATAGCCCCATTGACTGCTTTTGCAGGAACGGGTGATGTCACATGCTCAGATGCTTTTGGTGCATCATCTGGATCTGCAGATTCAACAATTAAGACTACGTTACAATCTATAATTAAAATAATTGGCGGTGTTGGAGGCCTTTTATTTACTCTGGCTGTGATGGTCATCGCCGTCATGATTATTTTTGGTTCTATCAGTACGCAAAAACGTGGTACGTATTGGACGGCACTGATTGGTTGTTTTGCAGGTGCATTCGTATTCTTTAGTGGATATAAGTTTGCTGGAGCAATTGCCGAGCTTGCTCAAAATGGATCTGGATGTTAA